Within Citromicrobium bathyomarinum, the genomic segment GATGCGTTGCAGCCCCTCCACGTTCATCAGGCTGACCGCGCGGATCATCCCGTCATCGGCCACGCCGGGCGCGCCAGCGGGCCTCGGGTCGACCACCGCGACGCCAAGATAGCCGAACAGGCCCGACAGCAGCACGATGCCCACCGCCAGCAGCGCGAACAGAGTGACGGGGTGGGGGAGGAGGTTGCCCAGCCATTCGACGCCGTCGAGGAAGCGGGTAAAGGCGTTGCGCTTCGGCTTGGCGACAGCCTCGGGCGTATTCTCGTCTGCGGGCGGGGGAAATTCGGTCATCGTGGCTCCGGTCGATTGGCGGCCTGGGCGCGCGAAAGAAAAGGTGCGAGTGGGTGTGCCCTCAAAAGTACCCGGGGGACAAGCCCGTCCTCCAAAGCCGCCAACAGGCACGAACGCGCCTGAACTGGCACTAAACGAGTGCCGACTGCGGAACCGGGCGCGCAACCGCCGGTTGGTCGGGTATGATCAAACTGGCTCTCATATGTCTCGTCGTCGCCGCTGTTGCCGCGATCCTTGGTTTCGGCGGCGTTGCCGGTGCCTTCGTCGATATCGCGATCTGGCTGGCGGTCATCGCCGCCGTCCTGTTCGTGATCTTCCTGGTGCTGGGCATTGTGGCCGGTAAGAAGGCCTCCGACGCGCTCGACTGATCCGGCGAGCGCTTTACGCCGGGCACCGCGTGCTCTACAGTCATGAACATCCCCGGGGAGCCTGCCGCGAAATCGCAGGTTGAGAGCGGAATAGACCGCGACCCGTCGAACCTGATCCCGGTAATACGGGCGGAGGGAGGGAGCGGTTTTCGGAAAAACTCCCGGCCTCCGCCCTCGCTCCGACTTTGTAAGGAGCGTTTTTCATGGCCGACATCCCCGCCCGCACCGAAATCGGAGTTACCACCGGGCCCATTCGCGGCAGCCGCAAGGTCCATGTCGCCGCGCGCACCGGCAGCGGCGTTCGCGTTGCCATGCGTGAGATCGACCTCGAGGGCGGAGAGCCTTCCCTGCGCGTCTACGACACCTCCGGCCCCTACACCGACCCCAATGTCGCGATCGACATCAACATGGGCCTCCCGCAGCTGCGCCGTGAATGGATCATGGCGCGCGGCGATGTCGAGGAATACGACGCGAGGCCAGTGAAGCCGGAGGATAACGGCCAGCTCGGCCCCGACCGCAGCGGCGGCGTTCCGCAGTTCCCCAACGTGGTGAAGCGGCCTCTGCGGGCCAAACCGGGCGCGAACGTCAGCCAGATGTACTATGCGCGCAAGGGCATCATCACGCCCGAGATGGAATATGTCGCGGAGCGCGAGAACCTGGGTCGCGAAATGATCGCGAAGGACCGCGATGGGCAGAGCTGGGGCGCGGCGATCCCCGATTTCATCACGCCGGAGTTCGTTCGCGACGAGGTGGCGCGGGGCCGAGCGATCATCCCCAACAACATCAACCACCCCGAAAGCGAACCGATGGCGATCGGGCGCAACTTCCTGGTCAAGATCAACGCCAATATCGGCAACTCCGCCGTCGCATCCGACGTCGCCAACGAAGTCGACAAGATGGTCTGGTCGATCCGCTGGGGTGCCGACACCGTCATGGACCTGAGCACAGGCCGCAACATTCACGACACCCGCGAATGGATCATCCGCAACAGCCCCGTCCCCATCGGCACCGTGCCGATCTACCAGGCGCTCGAAAAGGTCGGCGGCGTGGCCGAGGACCTGACGTGGGAGATCTTCCGCGACACGCTGATCGAACAGGCCGAACAGGGCGTCGACTATTTCACCATCCACGCGGGCGTGCGCCTGCCCTACGTGCCGATGGCAGCCAAGCGGATGACCGGCATCGTCAGCCGCGGCGGATCGATCATGGCCAAGTGGTGCCTCGCGCATCACAAGGAGAGCTTCCTGTACGAGCGCTTCGACGAGATCACCGAGATCATGAAGGCCTATGACATCGCCTATTCGCTGGGCGATGGCCTGCGCCCCGGCTCGATCTACGACGCCAATGACGAAGCGCAATTCGCCGAACTCTACACGCTGGGCGAACTCACGAAGAAGGCGTGGGAGCAGGATGTGCAGGTGATGATCGAAGGGCCGGGCCATGTGCCCATGCACAAGATCAAGGAGAACATGGACAAGCAGCTCGAAGCCTGCGGCGAGGCGCCCTTCTACACGCTCGGGCCGCTCGTCACCGACATTGCGCCGGGCTACGACCATATCACCAGCGGCATCGGCGCGGCGCAGATCGGCTGGTATGGCACGGCGATGCTCTGCTACGTGACGCCGAAGGAGCACCT encodes:
- a CDS encoding DUF1328 domain-containing protein; amino-acid sequence: MIKLALICLVVAAVAAILGFGGVAGAFVDIAIWLAVIAAVLFVIFLVLGIVAGKKASDALD
- the thiC gene encoding phosphomethylpyrimidine synthase ThiC; this translates as MADIPARTEIGVTTGPIRGSRKVHVAARTGSGVRVAMREIDLEGGEPSLRVYDTSGPYTDPNVAIDINMGLPQLRREWIMARGDVEEYDARPVKPEDNGQLGPDRSGGVPQFPNVVKRPLRAKPGANVSQMYYARKGIITPEMEYVAERENLGREMIAKDRDGQSWGAAIPDFITPEFVRDEVARGRAIIPNNINHPESEPMAIGRNFLVKINANIGNSAVASDVANEVDKMVWSIRWGADTVMDLSTGRNIHDTREWIIRNSPVPIGTVPIYQALEKVGGVAEDLTWEIFRDTLIEQAEQGVDYFTIHAGVRLPYVPMAAKRMTGIVSRGGSIMAKWCLAHHKESFLYERFDEITEIMKAYDIAYSLGDGLRPGSIYDANDEAQFAELYTLGELTKKAWEQDVQVMIEGPGHVPMHKIKENMDKQLEACGEAPFYTLGPLVTDIAPGYDHITSGIGAAQIGWYGTAMLCYVTPKEHLGLPDRDDVKVGVVTYKLAAHAADLAKGHPAAQVRDDALSKARFEFRWRDQFNLSLDPDTAEQYHDQTLPAEGAKTAHFCSMCGPKFCSMKISQEVREFAARQNSDSYLASENLKGENSPDQRAENEKGMETMSEVYRAKGERLYLPEQETE